From one Cupriavidus oxalaticus genomic stretch:
- a CDS encoding SDR family NAD(P)-dependent oxidoreductase codes for MDPAQLRKETTLELKDKVAIITGAGQGGGEGIAHVLAREGARIAVVDLNLEAARRVASSLDPEGKRAIAIRADVSKKAEAQAMATQTLEAFGAIDILVNNAGVGGASALVCDVTEENWDRVMGVNAKGILFCCQAVIPAMRAQGKGKIVNIDSIAGIRMAYFSSVDYTASKHAVTGLTQHLAWELADQRINVNAVCPGGIRTPAIEAYASPEKREALIRRTVPLGRFCEPSEIGEAVSFLASERADMITGQMLAVDGGTLTGYGEDLRAVLRQRLQEGNSH; via the coding sequence ATGGATCCGGCGCAGCTTCGCAAGGAGACGACATTGGAACTGAAGGACAAAGTAGCCATCATCACCGGGGCTGGCCAGGGTGGCGGCGAAGGCATCGCGCACGTGCTGGCGCGGGAAGGGGCCAGGATCGCCGTGGTTGACCTGAACCTTGAGGCGGCCCGGCGTGTCGCTTCCAGCCTCGATCCGGAGGGAAAGCGTGCCATTGCCATCCGCGCCGACGTCAGCAAGAAGGCCGAAGCGCAAGCCATGGCCACCCAGACCCTCGAGGCGTTCGGTGCCATCGACATCCTGGTCAACAATGCCGGCGTGGGCGGGGCCTCCGCCCTGGTCTGCGACGTGACCGAGGAGAACTGGGACCGCGTGATGGGGGTGAATGCCAAGGGCATCCTGTTCTGCTGCCAGGCGGTCATCCCGGCAATGAGGGCGCAGGGAAAGGGCAAGATCGTCAATATCGATTCGATCGCCGGCATTCGCATGGCGTACTTCAGCAGCGTCGATTACACCGCCTCCAAGCATGCGGTAACGGGACTGACCCAGCATCTTGCATGGGAGTTGGCCGACCAGCGCATCAACGTCAATGCGGTATGTCCCGGCGGCATCCGGACGCCTGCGATCGAAGCATACGCAAGCCCCGAAAAGCGCGAGGCCCTGATCCGGCGCACGGTACCGCTGGGCCGGTTCTGCGAGCCCTCGGAGATCGGTGAAGCGGTGTCCTTTCTCGCCAGCGAGCGCGCGGACATGATCACGGGCCAGATGCTGGCGGTGGACGGCGGCACCCTTACCGGCTACGGCGAGGATCTGCGTGCGGTGTTGCGCCAGCGGCTCCAGGAAGGCAACAGCCACTGA
- a CDS encoding SDR family NAD(P)-dependent oxidoreductase: MDLKLEGKRAIVTGGSRGIGKTIALQLAQEGVDVVLAARAKEALEATAAELAALTGRRIVPLTVDTADKASVDAMVARAIEALGGIDILINAAAMPGGISPATQLDEIVDAQALEDIDIKVIGYLRTARALAPHLAANGWGRIINIGGLAIYHTGRPVATLRNVGVAAITKNLADELGPKGINVTAVHPGPTRTEKTDAATEAWAATRSSLGRMVDASEVACVVTFLASPLSVAINGEAIAVGGGTPGIIHY; this comes from the coding sequence ATGGACCTGAAGTTAGAAGGCAAGCGTGCAATCGTGACCGGCGGCAGCCGCGGCATTGGCAAGACGATTGCCCTTCAGCTCGCGCAGGAAGGGGTGGACGTCGTGCTCGCCGCTCGCGCGAAAGAAGCGCTGGAAGCGACCGCCGCGGAACTTGCGGCGCTGACCGGCCGCCGCATTGTGCCGCTCACGGTCGACACCGCCGACAAGGCTTCTGTCGACGCCATGGTGGCGCGGGCCATTGAAGCCCTGGGCGGCATCGATATCCTGATCAATGCTGCGGCCATGCCGGGCGGCATTTCACCAGCCACGCAGCTCGACGAGATCGTCGATGCGCAAGCGCTCGAAGACATCGACATCAAGGTCATCGGCTACCTTCGCACCGCGCGGGCGCTGGCCCCGCATCTCGCCGCGAATGGCTGGGGCCGCATCATCAATATCGGTGGCCTGGCGATTTACCACACGGGCCGGCCCGTCGCCACGCTGCGCAACGTCGGCGTGGCGGCCATCACCAAGAACCTTGCTGACGAACTTGGCCCGAAGGGCATCAATGTCACGGCGGTCCATCCCGGGCCAACGCGCACCGAGAAGACCGACGCGGCAACCGAGGCATGGGCGGCGACCAGGAGTTCCCTTGGCCGCATGGTCGATGCCAGCGAGGTCGCTTGCGTGGTGACCTTCCTCGCCTCGCCATTGAGCGTGGCAATCAACGGTGAGGCCATCGCAGTCGGCGGCGGGACGCCGGGCATCATCCACTACTGA
- a CDS encoding FAD-binding oxidoreductase — MAASLSEPVATALKAHFRGQLIQPGEAAYDQARAVYNGMIDKHPAIIARCVDVADVIAAVNAARDGRMLLAVRGGAHNGAGLGTCDGGLVIDLSPMKGVLVDAARKTLRVGGGCTWGDVDHAASAYGLATPSGFISTTGVGGLTLGGGIGYLSRAYGLTIDNLLSAEVVLADGRVVTASEEENADLFWALRGGGGNFGAVTSFEFKAHPVATVYGGPMLWPMEQARELMTWWRDFILSAPQHINGWFGFVTVPPAAPFPEEVHLQKMCAVVWCYTGPLDQADTHFRAIREVMPPAVDFAGPIPWPVLQSLFDGLYPAGLQWYWKADFVSDLSDKAIDLHIKYAQQLPSMHSTMHLYPINGAAHRAGCGDTAFSYRDANFASVIVGVDPDPANNDRIVQWAKDYWLALHPYSAGGGYINMMMDEGDDNVRASYRDNYARLAQIKRKYDPANLFRVNQNIRPA; from the coding sequence ATGGCAGCTTCATTGAGCGAACCCGTCGCAACCGCACTCAAGGCGCATTTCCGGGGACAGCTGATTCAGCCGGGTGAGGCGGCTTACGACCAGGCGCGCGCCGTGTACAACGGCATGATCGACAAGCATCCCGCGATCATCGCGCGCTGCGTCGATGTGGCGGACGTCATCGCAGCGGTCAACGCCGCGCGCGACGGCCGGATGCTGCTGGCCGTGCGTGGCGGCGCGCACAATGGCGCCGGGCTGGGCACCTGCGATGGTGGACTGGTGATCGACCTGTCGCCAATGAAGGGCGTGCTTGTCGACGCCGCACGCAAGACGTTGCGGGTTGGCGGTGGCTGCACCTGGGGCGACGTGGATCACGCCGCCAGTGCCTATGGGCTGGCAACGCCGAGTGGTTTTATCTCGACCACCGGTGTAGGTGGACTGACGCTCGGTGGCGGCATCGGCTACCTCAGCCGCGCCTACGGCCTGACGATCGACAATCTGCTCAGCGCCGAGGTTGTGCTGGCCGACGGGCGCGTCGTCACCGCAAGCGAAGAGGAAAATGCCGACCTGTTCTGGGCGTTGCGCGGTGGCGGTGGCAACTTTGGCGCGGTGACATCGTTCGAGTTCAAGGCGCATCCCGTTGCGACGGTCTATGGCGGCCCGATGCTGTGGCCGATGGAGCAGGCACGCGAGCTGATGACATGGTGGCGCGACTTCATCCTGAGCGCGCCGCAGCACATCAACGGCTGGTTCGGTTTCGTCACCGTGCCGCCGGCGGCGCCTTTCCCGGAGGAAGTCCACCTGCAGAAGATGTGTGCCGTGGTGTGGTGCTACACCGGGCCGCTCGACCAGGCCGATACGCATTTCCGTGCGATTCGCGAGGTCATGCCGCCAGCGGTGGACTTCGCCGGCCCAATCCCCTGGCCTGTCCTGCAGAGCCTGTTCGATGGACTGTATCCGGCTGGCTTGCAGTGGTACTGGAAAGCCGACTTCGTCAGCGACCTGAGCGACAAAGCCATCGATCTGCACATCAAGTACGCGCAGCAGTTGCCGTCGATGCACTCGACCATGCACCTGTATCCGATCAATGGTGCCGCGCATCGTGCCGGTTGCGGCGACACGGCCTTCAGCTACCGCGATGCCAACTTTGCCAGCGTGATTGTCGGCGTGGATCCCGACCCGGCCAACAACGATCGCATCGTGCAGTGGGCGAAGGACTACTGGCTGGCGCTGCATCCGTACTCTGCTGGCGGCGGCTATATCAACATGATGATGGATGAGGGCGATGACAACGTGAGGGCGTCCTATCGCGACAACTATGCGCGGCTGGCGCAGATCAAGCGCAAATACGACCCGGCCAACCTGTTCCGCGTGAACCAGAACATCAGGCCTGCCTGA
- a CDS encoding BTAD domain-containing putative transcriptional regulator, translated as MTAQARFSVHLFGEFQLDGADAPRFNANAPRLQSLLACLVLHRDAPLTRQQLALLFWPDSSQTQARNALRQLLFQLRKAWPEADQFIHADAQSVRWLPDSALDVDVAQFQSALAAAARALRHGDAGAEEALLTHAADLYRGDLLANCYDEWIHPERERLREQCIAALARLGQLSEERRDYAKALKYTQQLQRLDPCREPTCLALMRLHALNHDHASAMRAYRSCVETLARELSVLPGEPLREAYARLAAQDASMQRQRPRDAMLPMIGRHDEWRRLLEVWQRTQLGDKQFVLILGEAGIGKSRLAEELLVHLAEQGITVAHARAYAAEGQLAFAPVTGWLRSPGLSGAIGKLDRVWLTEVTRLLPELFTQQSGLSPPSPLTEYWQRQRFFEALARAVLAPCGPLLLLLDDLQWCDGETLEWLRFLMRFDAAAKLMVVATARPEEIMPRHASNRLLDALRRDDQLIEISLATLDAAETAKVAAQILNRPLADAEATRLFKESEGNPLFAIEMMRARSDTMPVGNAQGGMASKLPPKVYTIISNRLAQLPPGARDIVGVAAIIGRAFTTDILAQASDLGDDALAGALDELWQRRIVRQTDGSGLAFDFSHDKIRDVAYAEVSPLQRRRLHLRVARALEQAPGDGPDVASAQIAWHYAQAGLPAEAAAFYRRAAAVAQSVYAYDDAIALLTRGLVQADRIADPQERASQSLALQLDLAPPIRIARGWAAPELEAPLRRAVELSRLAGDTSQQARAQVSLSFFLAVRAELAQARSLSEELIARLGPLGSDTYSVMAWTSVMGSLVQQGDWMAAEPAYQRAHRAYDETQHAEHTSLMGGNFGVLAAAWSAHALWFGGLADQALQRGHEALGAANRVAHPFSQALALSYLATQHALRREHGLTLRYARQAHEIADQYHVGYYLAWSGMLLAWANAKQSPGADAVASMQAAIEDFHATGARLRLPLYLAMLAECLGDAGETEAALAALDQALECAGRTGEHWMDAELHRLRGELLLRSSADLAAAESSLMQAIEIATAQRALPLELRAALSWATLRTSQGRVDPHKVVEAPLARCTEGFDQPDIVSARALLAR; from the coding sequence ATGACTGCCCAGGCCCGCTTCTCCGTCCATTTGTTTGGCGAGTTCCAGCTCGACGGCGCTGACGCGCCCCGGTTTAACGCAAACGCGCCCCGCTTGCAGTCGCTGCTCGCCTGCCTTGTCCTGCATCGTGACGCACCGCTGACGCGGCAGCAGCTCGCCTTACTGTTCTGGCCTGATTCCTCGCAGACGCAGGCGCGCAACGCCCTGCGTCAACTGCTGTTTCAGCTGCGCAAGGCCTGGCCGGAGGCTGATCAGTTTATCCATGCCGATGCGCAATCGGTGCGATGGCTGCCCGATTCGGCGCTCGACGTCGACGTGGCGCAGTTCCAGTCCGCGCTTGCGGCTGCGGCAAGGGCCTTGAGGCACGGCGACGCAGGCGCTGAAGAAGCGCTGCTGACGCATGCCGCGGATCTCTATCGCGGTGACCTGCTGGCCAACTGCTATGACGAGTGGATCCATCCCGAGCGCGAAAGGTTGCGCGAACAGTGCATCGCGGCGCTCGCGCGCCTCGGTCAACTGAGTGAGGAGCGGCGAGACTATGCCAAGGCGTTGAAGTACACACAGCAGTTGCAGCGGCTCGATCCGTGCCGGGAACCCACCTGCCTGGCGCTGATGCGCCTGCATGCGCTGAACCACGATCACGCATCGGCCATGCGCGCCTATCGTAGCTGTGTGGAGACGCTCGCTCGCGAACTGAGCGTCCTGCCGGGCGAGCCCCTGCGCGAGGCCTATGCACGGCTGGCTGCGCAGGACGCCTCAATGCAGCGCCAGCGCCCGCGGGACGCGATGCTGCCAATGATCGGCCGGCATGACGAATGGCGCCGGCTGCTTGAAGTCTGGCAGCGCACCCAGCTGGGGGACAAGCAGTTTGTCCTGATCCTGGGCGAAGCCGGCATCGGCAAATCGCGCCTGGCGGAGGAATTGCTCGTCCACCTGGCCGAGCAAGGCATCACTGTGGCGCATGCGCGCGCCTATGCGGCCGAGGGCCAGCTCGCGTTTGCGCCGGTGACCGGCTGGCTGCGCAGTCCTGGCCTGAGTGGCGCAATCGGCAAGCTCGACAGGGTGTGGCTGACCGAAGTCACGCGCCTGTTGCCCGAACTGTTCACGCAGCAATCCGGACTGTCGCCGCCGTCGCCTCTTACCGAATACTGGCAGCGCCAGCGGTTCTTCGAGGCGCTTGCACGGGCGGTGCTTGCACCCTGCGGGCCGTTGTTGCTGCTGCTGGACGACCTGCAATGGTGCGACGGCGAGACGCTCGAATGGCTGCGCTTCCTGATGCGTTTCGACGCGGCCGCAAAGCTGATGGTGGTCGCAACGGCGCGCCCCGAGGAAATCATGCCGCGACACGCTTCGAACCGGCTGCTGGACGCACTACGCCGCGACGATCAGCTCATCGAGATCTCATTGGCAACACTCGATGCCGCCGAAACGGCAAAGGTAGCAGCCCAGATCCTGAACCGACCGCTGGCCGACGCGGAGGCAACCCGGCTGTTCAAGGAGAGCGAGGGTAACCCGCTGTTTGCGATCGAAATGATGCGGGCTCGCTCCGACACGATGCCGGTCGGGAACGCACAGGGCGGCATGGCGTCGAAGTTGCCGCCCAAGGTTTACACCATTATCTCGAACCGGCTGGCGCAGCTTCCCCCCGGCGCTCGCGATATCGTCGGGGTTGCCGCAATCATTGGACGGGCATTTACGACCGACATCCTCGCCCAGGCCAGCGACCTCGGCGATGATGCCCTGGCAGGGGCCCTGGACGAACTGTGGCAGCGGCGCATCGTGCGCCAGACCGACGGTAGCGGCCTGGCGTTTGACTTCAGCCATGACAAGATCCGCGACGTGGCATACGCCGAAGTAAGCCCGTTGCAGCGCCGCCGCCTGCATTTGCGCGTGGCGCGAGCGCTCGAGCAGGCGCCGGGCGATGGGCCCGACGTGGCAAGCGCGCAGATCGCGTGGCACTATGCGCAGGCGGGCCTGCCAGCCGAGGCGGCGGCATTCTATCGGCGCGCGGCGGCCGTTGCGCAAAGTGTTTATGCCTATGACGATGCCATCGCATTGCTGACGCGCGGCCTGGTGCAAGCGGACCGGATTGCCGATCCGCAGGAGCGCGCCAGTCAGTCGCTGGCCCTGCAACTCGACCTTGCGCCACCGATTCGCATCGCCCGGGGCTGGGCCGCCCCCGAACTGGAGGCGCCGCTGCGGCGCGCGGTGGAACTGAGCCGGCTGGCGGGTGACACCAGCCAGCAGGCACGCGCCCAGGTCAGTCTTTCATTTTTTCTGGCGGTGAGGGCGGAACTTGCCCAGGCACGCAGCCTGAGCGAGGAACTGATTGCGAGGTTGGGGCCGCTGGGCTCCGATACTTACTCGGTGATGGCATGGACCAGCGTCATGGGTAGCCTGGTCCAGCAAGGCGACTGGATGGCCGCCGAGCCCGCATATCAACGTGCGCACCGCGCTTATGACGAAACCCAGCACGCGGAGCATACGTCCCTGATGGGCGGTAACTTCGGCGTGCTGGCCGCAGCGTGGTCGGCGCACGCATTGTGGTTCGGCGGGCTTGCCGATCAGGCCCTTCAGCGTGGACACGAAGCGCTGGGGGCGGCGAACCGGGTAGCGCACCCGTTCTCCCAGGCGCTCGCGCTGTCATACCTCGCGACGCAGCATGCGCTGCGACGTGAGCACGGTCTCACGCTGCGCTATGCCCGCCAGGCGCACGAGATTGCCGACCAGTACCACGTTGGCTACTACCTCGCGTGGTCAGGCATGCTGCTCGCCTGGGCCAATGCGAAACAGTCTCCTGGCGCCGACGCGGTGGCGTCGATGCAGGCGGCGATCGAGGATTTTCACGCGACGGGTGCACGCCTGCGCCTGCCGCTCTACCTGGCCATGCTGGCTGAATGCCTGGGCGACGCAGGCGAGACCGAGGCTGCGTTGGCGGCCCTTGACCAGGCGCTCGAATGCGCCGGGCGCACGGGCGAGCACTGGATGGATGCCGAACTGCACCGTCTGCGCGGTGAATTGTTGCTGCGCAGCAGTGCCGATCTTGCCGCAGCCGAGTCTTCGCTGATGCAGGCGATCGAGATCGCCACAGCCCAACGCGCGCTGCCGCTGGAACTGCGTGCAGCCCTGTCGTGGGCAACGCTGCGAACCTCGCAGGGGCGCGTCGATCCGCATAAGGTGGTCGAGGCGCCGCTTGCGCGATGCACCGAGGGCTTCGATCAGCCCGACATCGTCAGCGCGCGGGCGTTACTCGCGCGTTAG